A portion of the Lolium rigidum isolate FL_2022 chromosome 1, APGP_CSIRO_Lrig_0.1, whole genome shotgun sequence genome contains these proteins:
- the LOC124646668 gene encoding uncharacterized protein LOC124646668 gives MVIEAAIVLIGWFVVPVVNELIQAAREYAGKKLSSPGKELKELEEGLAEINSMVGVEAERKSIRRDRKVVMESLLRLKGAAQAAESILGDRRTTGKAMEFSVDYLSKSLDRETELRPQGLESIPLLVDSFLEKMEAILRKENVEATDPRQQTLRKLTGSATSLRKPVSSKPEDEPVSSKPLEQPREGRSLRKPVLSKPLEQPNEGKSLRKPVLSMPLEQPREGRSLRKPVLSKPLERPNEGKSLRKPALSMPVEQPLQGKSLRRPVLSMPVEQALEEKSIRKSALSMPLEPIRKLVLSMPVEQALEGKSIRKPALSMPLEPPEVKSLRKPGLSKLAEGRSLSAEGPPEGSLSAGIRIDPGSPRH, from the coding sequence ATGGTAATAGAAGCCGCAATCGTACTGATCGGGTGGTTCGTCGTGCCGGTCGTTAATGAGCTGATCCAGGCGGCGCGCGAGTACGCAGGCAAGAAGTTATCGTCGCCGGGCAAGGAGCTGAAAGAACTGGAGGAAGGTCTTGCTGAGATCAATAGCATGGTGGGTGTAGAAGCAGAAAGGAAGTCAATCCGAAGAGACCGCAAGGTCGTCATGGAGAGTCTGCTGCGGCTCAAAGGCGCCGCTCAGGCCGCCGAGAGTATCTTGGGCGATCGCCGCACCACCGGGAAAGCCATGGAATTCTCCGTGGACTACTTGAGCAAGAGTCTGGACCGGGAGACGGAACTCCGCCCCCAAGGCCTGGAGAGTATTCCTCTTCTCGTTGATTCGTTCCTCGAGAAAATGGAAGCTATTCTGCGGAAGGAAAACGTAGAAGCTACCGATCCAAGGCAGCAGACTCTGCGGAAACTGACAGGATCAGCTACATCTCTCCGGAAGCCTGTTTCGAGCAAACCAGAGGACGAGCCTGTTTCGAGCAAGCCATTGGAGCAGCCTCGAGAGGGAAGGTCTCTCCGCAAGCCAGTTTTGAGCAAGCCATTGGAGCAACCTAATGAGGGAAAGTCTCTTCGCAAGCCTGTCTTAAGCATGCCATTGGAGCAGCCTCGAGAGGGAAGGTCTCTCCGCAAGCCAGTTTTGAGCAAGCCATTGGAGCGACCTAATGAGGGAAAGTCTCTTCGCAAGCCTGCCTTAAGCATGCCAGTGGAGCAGCCTCTCCAGGGAAAGTCTCTCCGTAGGCCAGTTTTAAGCATGCCAGTGGAGCAGGCTCTGGAGGAAAAGTCTATCCGCAAGTCAGCTTTAAGCATGCCATTGGAACCTATCCGCAAGCTTGTTTTAAGCATGCCAGTGGAGCAGGCTCTGGAAGGAAAGTCTATCCGCAAGCCAGCTTTAAGCATGCCATTGGAGCCTCCAGAGGTGAAGTCTCTCCGCAAACCTGGTTTGAGCAAGCTAGCGGAGGGGAGGTCTCTGTCAGCGGAGGGGCCTCCAGAGGGAAGTCTCTCCGCAGGCATTCGAATTGACCCAGGTTCACCACGACACTAA
- the LOC124646689 gene encoding GDSL esterase/lipase At5g45910-like, whose product MHKLVCSAFLLLLLSSSTAGDPGVPCYQSIFSFGDSFADTGNNPVVFQWYSIFDPVTRPPYGTTFFGRPTGRNGDGRLIIDFIAEKLGLPYVPPTLAHNGSFRQGANFAVGAATAVDAGFFHERGIPGAPSKFPLNTSLGVQLEWFESMKPSLCRTARECEEFFGKSLFLVGEFGVNDYHLFFQKKMVDEVMSFVPHVVATISMAIERLIIEHGARSLVVPGVIPSGCSPPILAKFAGASQAAYDSKTGCLKEYNELGLRHNSLLQAALAKIRAKHRDVMIVYADFFGPIMEMVESPRKFGFEEDVLTVCCGGPGRYRVNATVPCGDAAATTCRRPSNRLYWDGVHLTEAANRHVADRWLAQMNAFGRAGCKKPSSS is encoded by the exons ATGCACAAGCTCGTATGCTCTGCTTTTCTTCTGCTCCTCCTCTCGTCATCCACGGCGGGGGACCCCGGCGTCCCGTGCTACCAATCCATCTTCAGCTTCGGCGACTCCTTCGCCGACACGGGCAACAACCCCGTCGTCTTCCAATGGTACTCCATCTTCGACCCGGTGACGCGACCTCCGTACGGCACCACCTTCTTCGGCCGCCCAACGGGCCGGAACGGCGACGGCCGGCTGATAATTGATTTCATCG CTGAAAAGCTGGGTCTGCCTTACGTGCCGCCCACCCTGGCGCACAACGGCAGCTTCCGTCAAGGGGCCAACTTCGCCGTCGGCGCCGCCACCGCTGTGGACGCCGGATTCTTCCACGAGAGGGGCATTCCCGGTGCCCCCAGCAAGTTCCCCCTCAACACCAGCTTAGGCGTGCAGCTGGAGTGGTTCGAGTCGATGAAGCCCTCCTTGTGCCGGACAGCCCGAG AGTGCGAGGAATTCTTCGGCAAGTCCCTCTTCTTGGTGGGCGAGTTCGGAGTCAACGACTATCACCTCTTTTTCCAGAAGAAAATGGTAGATGAAGTCATGTCCTTCGTTCCACATGTGGTGGCGACCATCTCCATGGCCATCGAG AGGCTGATCATTGAGCATGGCGCCAGGAGCCTGGTGGTTCCCGGCGTGATCCCGTCAGGATGCTCGCCGCCGATTCTGGCCAAGTTCGCCGGCGCCTCGCAAGCAGCGTACGACTCTAAGACTGGCTGTCTGAAAGAGTACAACGAGCTGGGTTTGCGCCACAACTCGCTGCTGCAGGCAGCCCTTGCTAAGATCCGGGCCAAGCACCGGGACGTCATGATCGTCTACGCCGATTTCTTCGGCCCCATCATGGAGATGGTGGAGTCACCTCGCAAGTTTG GTTTTGAGGAAGACGTGCTAACAGTGTGCTGTGGAGGCCCCGGAAGGTACAGGGTCAACGCGACGGTTCCATGCGGCGATGCAGCTGCAACCACGTGCCGGCGTCCGTCCAATCGGCTCTACTGGGATGGCGTCCATCTCACCGAGGCGGCTAACCGTCACGTCGCGGATCGATGGTTGGCCCAGATGAACGCATTTGGGAGAGCCGGCTGCAAGAAACCAAGTTCGTCGTGA